A genome region from Natronosalvus rutilus includes the following:
- a CDS encoding HAD family hydrolase, translating into MLEAVVFDLDYTLAVPDRDRETLLTEATAAAGAPPLSREAYLEAHRNNLTRESREPIFADLLADHDTSAEPGAVATAYRESIADALTPLPDVESMLEDLRSTYRVGLLTNGPVRAQRDKLETLGWEGRFDAALVTGELEAGKPDPRAFEAILEELSVAPERAVYVGDEREADVEGATRAGMRAVQVIRADTKPDSRAVAHVDQSTLARELPAVLAAL; encoded by the coding sequence ATGCTCGAGGCAGTCGTCTTCGACCTAGATTACACGCTGGCGGTCCCCGACCGGGACCGGGAGACGTTGCTCACCGAGGCGACGGCCGCGGCCGGTGCGCCGCCGCTCTCGAGGGAGGCGTACCTCGAGGCTCATCGGAACAACCTCACGCGCGAGAGCCGCGAGCCCATCTTCGCGGACCTGCTCGCCGACCACGACACGAGTGCCGAACCCGGCGCCGTCGCCACGGCCTACCGGGAGTCCATCGCCGACGCCCTCACCCCGCTGCCGGACGTCGAATCCATGCTCGAGGACCTCCGGTCGACCTACCGCGTGGGACTCTTGACGAACGGCCCCGTCCGCGCCCAGCGGGACAAACTCGAGACGCTCGGCTGGGAGGGCCGATTCGATGCTGCGCTCGTTACTGGTGAGCTCGAGGCGGGCAAGCCCGACCCGCGGGCGTTCGAGGCGATCCTGGAGGAACTGTCGGTCGCACCCGAGCGAGCCGTCTACGTCGGCGATGAGCGCGAGGCGGACGTGGAGGGGGCGACTCGAGCGGGAATGCGGGCGGTTCAGGTGATCCGGGCGGACACGAAACCTGATTCGCGGGCGGTCGCCCACGTCGACCAATCCACTCTCGCGCGCGAACTGCCCGCGGTTCTCGCGGCGCTGTAG